The Kluyvera intermedia genome includes the window GAAGGTTTGTGGGCGCCATTTTCGGGCTAAGACCTGATAACTCATTGGCTGACTCTGAAACGCTGGAAGGTGGATTCTTGAAGGGGTAATGCTACCACAGCCCCGCCAACTCGGCGAGGCTATGTATCGGGAAATGCTTAGTGACCCGGGAAATTCACCAGACTGTAGCTGGTGATGCCCTGTTTTTCCAGGCGCTGTTCGCCGCCGAGGTCAAACAGGTTGATGATGAATGCCGCATCGTGCACTTCGCCACCCAGACGACGAATCAGTTTCACCGTCGCTTCAATCGTTCCGCCGGTTGCCAGCAGATCGTCGACGACCAGTACTTTATCGCCAGCTTTAATCGCATCAACGTGGATTTCCAGCTGATCGGTGCCGTATTCCAGCTCGTAGCTTTCGGCAATGGTTTCACGTGGCAGTTTGCGTGGTTTACGTACTGGGACAAAACCGACGCCCATCGCCAGGGCTACCGGTGCGCCGAA containing:
- the apt gene encoding adenine phosphoribosyltransferase → MTATAQQLEYLKNSIQSIEDYPKPGILFRDVTSLLEDPKAYALSIELLVEKYKDAGITKVVGTEARGFLFGAPVALAMGVGFVPVRKPRKLPRETIAESYELEYGTDQLEIHVDAIKAGDKVLVVDDLLATGGTIEATVKLIRRLGGEVHDAAFIINLFDLGGEQRLEKQGITSYSLVNFPGH